Proteins encoded within one genomic window of Triticum aestivum cultivar Chinese Spring chromosome 2D, IWGSC CS RefSeq v2.1, whole genome shotgun sequence:
- the LOC123051682 gene encoding momilactone A synthase, translating to MAWCNDPSIASRTYVASRRPDKYRLLSRLLRLAKSHFAKIRKMFRAMQVVTRGESRRAALASVAGYASRCGYSTASSSQRLAGKVAVITGGASGIGKATAEEFVRNGAKVVLADVQDDLGRALATELGPDAACYTRCDVTDEAQVAAAVDLAVARHGKLDIMLNNAGIVGSLARPQLSDLDLNDFDAVMAINARGVMAGVKHAARVMAPRRSGSIICMASVAGVLGSVTPHPYSVSKAAVLGIVRAVAGEMARSGVRVNAISPNYIPTPLVMRILEQWYPKASAEEHRRIVEGDINEMKGAVLEPDDIARAALYLASDEAKYVNGHNLVVDGGFTVGKAPNMPAPAL from the exons ATGGCGTGGTGCAATGATCCATCCATAGCGAGCCGGACGTACGTGGCGAGCCGGCGCCCTGATAAATATCGGCTGCTCTCTCGTCTCCTTCGCCTCGCCAAGTCGCACTTCGCCAAGATCCGCAAGATGTTCCGAGCGATGCAGGTCGTCACCAG GGGGGAGAGCCGACGGGCTGCGCTGGCGTCGGTGGCCGGCTACGCCAGCCGCTGCGGCTACTCCACGGCCTCGAGCTCCCAGAGGCTGGCCGGGAAGGTGGCCGTGATCACCGGCGGGGCCAGCGGCATCGGCAAGGCGACGGCGGAGGAGTTCGTCAGGAACGGCGCCAAGGTCGTCCTCGCCGACGTCCAGGACGACCTGGGCCGCGCCCTGGCGACCGAGCTCGGCCCGGACGCGGCATGCTACACGCGCTGCGACGTGACCGACGAGGCGCAGGTCGCCGCGGCGGTGGACCTCGCCGTGGCCCGCCACGGCAAGCTGGACATCATGCTCAACAACGCCGGCATCGTGGGCTCCCTGGCGCGTCCCCAGCTGAGCGATCTCGACCTCAACGACTTCGACGCCGTCATGGCGATCAACGCCCGGGGCGTCATGGCCGGGGTCAAGCACGCGGCCCGCGTGATGGCGCCGCGCCGCAGCGGCAGCATCATCTGCATGGCCAGCGTCGCCGGCGTGCTGGGCAGCGTGACGCCGCACCCGTACAGCGTGTCCAAGGCGGCGGTGCTGGGGATCGTGCGCGCCGTGGCTGGGGAGATGGCGCGCTCCGGCGTGCGGGTGAACGCCATCTCGCCAAACTACATCCCGACGCCGCTGGTGATGCGCATCCTGGAGCAGTGGTACCCGAAGGCCAGCGCCGAGGAGCACCGGCGGATCGTGGAGGGGGACATCAACGAGATGAAGGGCGCGGTGCTGGAGCCGGACGACATCGCGAGGGCGGCGCTGTACCTGGCGTCCGACGAGGCCAAGTATGTCAACGGCCACAACCTCGTCGTGGACGGCGGGTTCACGGTGGGGAAGGCGCCCAACATGCCGGCACCGGCGCTGTAA
- the LOC123048807 gene encoding momilactone A synthase: MFRAMQAVLRGESRSAASAAAAGFVGQCGYSTAPSSQRLAGKVAVITGAASGIGKATAAEFVRNGAKVVLADVQDDLGRALAAELGADSASYTRCDVTDEAQVAAVVDLAVARHGKLDIMLNNAGIVGSLARPELGALDLADFDAVMAINTRGVMAGVKHAARVMAPRRAGSIICTASIAGVLGQLTPHPYSVSKFAVVGLVRSVAGELARSGVRVNAISPNYILTPLVKRILEEWYPEASGEEHRRIVEGDINEMEGVVLEVEDIAKAALYLASDDSKYVNGHNLVVDGGFTVGKAPNMPAPAAQ; this comes from the exons ATGTTCCGAGCGATGCAGGCCGTGCTCAG GGGGGAGAGCCGTAGTgctgcgtcggcggcggcggctggcttcgTCGGTCAGTGTGGCTACTCCACGGCCCCCAGCTCCCAGAGGTTGGCTGGTAAGGTGGCCGTGATCACCGGCGCCGCTAGCGGCATCGGCAAGGCGACCGCGGCGGAGTTCGTCAGGAACGGCGCCAAGGTCGTGCTCGCCGACGTGCAGGACGACCTGGGCCGCGCCCTGGCGGCCGAGCTCGGCGCAGACTCCGCGTCCTACACCCGCTGCGACGTCACCGACGAGGCGCAGGTTGCCGCGGTGGTGGACCTCGCCGTGGCCCGCCACGGCAAGCTGGACATCATGCTCAACAACGCCGGCATCGTGGGCTCCCTGGCGCGGCCCGAGCTGGGCGCGCTCGACCTCGCCGACTTCGACGCCGTCATGGCGATCAACACCCGGGGCGTCATGGCCGGGGTGAAGCACGCGGCCCGCGTCATGGCGCCGCGCCGCGCGGGCAGCATCATCTGCACGGCCAGCATCGCCGGCGTGCTGGGCCAGCTGACGCCGCACCCGTACAGCGTCTCCAAGTTCGCGGTGGTGGGGCTCGTGCGCTCCGTGGCGGGGGAGCTGGCGCGCTCGGGCGTGCGCGTCAACGCCATCTCGCCCAACTACATCCTGACGCCGCTGGTGAAGCGCATCCTGGAGGAGTGGTACCcggaggcgagcggcgaggagcatcGGCGGATCGTGGAGGGCGACATCAACGAGATGGAAGGGGTGGTGCTGGAGGTGGAGGACATCGCCAAGGCGGCGCTGTACCTGGCGTCCGACGACTCCAAGTACGTCAACGGCCACAACCTCGTCGTTGACGGCGGGTTCACGGTGGGGAAGGCACCCAACATGCCGGCACCGGCGGCACAGTGA